From the genome of Polynucleobacter sp. AM-7D1:
ACGGCAGGGCGCGTTGTGAAAGGCGTGAATTTTGTTGGGCTGCGTGATGCGGGTGATCCTGTGGAGATTGCAAAACGTTACGACACTCAAGGCGCTGATGAACTCACCTTCCTAGACATTACTGCTACCTCTGATGGTCGTGATCTCATATTACACATCATTGAAGATGTTGCATCTCAAGTATTTATTCCACTGACTGTTGGTGGTGGTGTGCGCGCTGTAGCTGATGTGCGCCGCTTACTCAATGCTGGCGCTGATAAGGTGAGCATGAACTCATCCGCAGTGGCGAATCCAGATTTGGTGTCGGATGCGGCTGCGTATTACGGTTCACAATGCATCGTCGTTGCCATTGATGCTAAAAAAACGGAAGCAGGTAATTGGGAAGTCTTTACCCATGGGGGTAGAACTGCGACTGGCATGGATGTCGTTACATGGGCTTCTGAAGTCGCTAAACGTGGTGCTGGAGAAATTCTTCTCACCAGCATGAATCGTGATGGTAGTAAAGATGGTTTTGATTTGGAGTTAACTGCCGCAGTAAGTGATGCGGTGAGCGTTCCAGTGATTGCGTCTGGCGGCGTGGGTAATTTGCAGCACTTGGTCGATGGCATTACCAAGGGTCATGCCGATGCAGTTCTTGCGGCAAGTATTTTTCATTATGGTGAATACACTGTTGGTCAAGCAAAAGAATATATGGCAAGCCAAGGCGTTCCTGTTCGCATTTAAGTGCAGACAGCTTTACTAAGAAAATAATTCGAAGATAACCATGAAAAATTCCTTCAATCCAGTTGACTCCTTAGAGCCCGGCGCATGGCTTGATGCCGTCACTTGGAATGAGCAGGGCTTAGTTCCGGTAATTGCCCAGGAAGTTGGCAGTAAAGATATTTTGATGATGGCTTGGATGAATCGCGATGCTTTATTGGCTACCTTACGCTTAGGCGAAGCGGTGTATTGGACACGTTCAAGGCAAAAGTTGTGGCATAAAGGCGAAGAGTCTGGTCATACTCAAAAAGTAAAAGAAATCCGCCTTGATTGCGATGGCGATACGATTTTGCTGATGGTTGAGCAAAAAGACGGTATAGCTTGTCACACTGGCGAGCATAGTTGCTTCTTCCAGAGGTGGGATTCAGCCCAATCCACCTGGGTTGATGAGTCTAAGGGCCTTAAATAACCCACCCCTCGTCTACCTGGTAATAAAAGACATAAAATCACTTGATGACTAGTTCAGCGAATACCCCCTCTAATTTAGATGCTGCTTTAGCCCACTTGGCTGACGTAGTTGATCAGCGCCGCGATGCATTTAAGGCTGGCCAGGCCGATCCCAAGACCTCTTACACTGCCTTACTCTTCTCTAAGGGTGATGATGGGATTTTGAAGAAGATTGGAGAAGAGGCTACCGAAGCAGTGATGGCTGCCAAGGATGCTCGAAATGCCAATTTGGCTCCTGAGCAACAAAAACTCTTGGTTGGGGAGATGGCTGACCTCTGGTTTCATTGCCTAATTGCCCTTTCTCAGTTTGGTTTGAGGCCAGAAGACGTGATTGCTGAGTTAGAGAGCCGTCTCGGCACCTCAGGCATCGAAGAAAAAGCCGCCAGAAAAGCTGCAAGCAAGGAGTAATTGATGCCCCATGACCCAAATTGCCTGTTTTGTAAGATTTCCAAAGGTGAAATCCCATCCCAAAAGGTCTACGAGGATGAGGAGATTTATGCCTTTAAAGATATTAATCCTGCCGCGCCTGTCCATTTTTTGATAATTCCTAAAAAACATATCCCTATGCTGGAATCTGCAGAAGTGGCTGATGCGCCATTGCTAGGTAGAATGATGGAATTAGCGCCGCGTCTTGCCAAGGAACAAGGTTGCCGTCCTGGAAAAGATGGCGGCTTTAGATTGGTAGTGAATAATGGTGCAGATGGTGGTCAAGAGGTTTATCACTTGCATTTGCATGTGATGGGCGGTCCGCGCCCCTGGAAAAAATAGTCCGAGGAGATTAAAAATGGGTTCATTTAGCATTTGGCATTGGTTAATTGTTTTGGTGATCGTGATGTTGGTATTCGGTACCAAAAAATTGCGCAATATCGGCACAGATTTAGGTGGTGCTGTTAAAGGTTTCAAAGATGGCATGAAAACGCCTGAGGGAGCTGAGGAGCCTAAGGAGCAAATTCAGAGCGCTGCTACATCAACAGAGAAAACTGTGGATGTTCAGGCAAAAGACCTCAATAAATAATTGTTGATAGAGATGATGCGCAACTGCAATGATTGATCTCGGAGTTTCAAAGCTTGCACTCATTGCAGTAGTTGCATTGGTAGTGGTCGGCCCGGAGCGACTTCCAAAAATTGCCCGTATGGCGGGTAACTTATTTGGAAGAGCACAGCGCTATATGGCTGATGTCAAATCTGAAGTCAGCAGGCAGATGGATGTTGAGGAGTTTAAGAAACTCCGTGAAGAAAGTGTCTCTGCCTTTAAGGATGTTGAGAGCTCTATTCAATCTGTTACTCAAGAGGCTGGTGCTAATCTTAGTGATCAAGCAGACATCTTTGAAAATTCTTTTACTAGAGCCCCCCTTGATGAAAAAGAGGTCCTACAAAAATCGATACGCCAAGGTCGCAAGAGTTGGGGTGTGAGGCGCGCTGCGAGACCAGTTTGGTTCAAGCGCTCTACGGGTATGCGCACAAGAGTTCAGTCTGGTGCTGCACGCATGAAGCGCTTTCACCATAGCGCGGGCAAATAAACTAGCCCAAAGAAAAGTAAATACAAATATCAATGACGCAAAATAATCCAACAGAAGATTCCGGATTACAAGAATCCTTCCTATCTCATTTATTTGAGTTGCGTGATCGCATCATTAAGTCAGCCCTAGCAATCATCGCGGTATTTGTCTGCCTGGTCTACTGGGCGCCAGATATTTTTCATTTGTTCTCACAACCACTTTTAAATGCTTTACCCTCCGGTGGCAAGATGATCGTGACTGATGTCACGGGATCTTTTTTTGTGCCGATGAAGGTCACCATGTTAGTGGCTTTCTTAATTGCGCTGCCCGTAGTGATGTATCAATTATGGGCTTTCATTGCGCCGGGGTTGTATCAGCACGAGCGCAAGCTGATCGTGCCTTTGGTCGTGAGTAGCTACAGCCTGTTTATATTTGGCATGGCATTTGCCTACTTTTTAGTGTTCCCCACCGTATTTGAATTCATGGCTAGCTATAACGCTCCCCTGGGTGCCGAGATGTCAACAGATATTGATAAGTACCTTGGCTTTGCCATGAACACCTTTTTAGCTTTTGGGCTTACTTTTGAAGTGCCTGTTGTGGTGGTGGTTTTAGTACGTATGGGTATGGTGCCACTAGCCAAGCTTAAAGAGATTCGTCCTTACGTGATCGTTGGCGCTTTTGTGATTTCAGCAATTGTGACGCCACCAGATGTGTTGTCTCAACTACTCTTAGCAGTGCCAATGTGCTTGCTCTATGAGCTTGGGCTTCTGATCGCTCGTTTTTATGTACCAAAATCTTCAGATGATGAGTCTGACGACAACAAAGATGGCGAATCTAAAAGCCCAGATACTCAAACTACCGTTTGATCTTGTGAGAAGGCGGCAGTCAGCCACTCACTTACTCGATCAAATCGATAACGTCTTTGTCTTAAACTACCCTCTAAGTCTGATTCGCTTCCAGCAAATACTTTTCCCGCTGCAAGCAAGGAGCGACGCTGCTGAGTGGTATCAATCTGAATTAATCTAGGCAGTATCTTTGGTAACTCGTGACGAATATCGACAACGACACAATGTTCGTGCTGCAACTGTCCAACCTCGCACAGTAATAGCTCAGCCTTACTCAAATTAAATTGATTGGCGATGATGAGTCGGTGACATAGCAAGATCCACTCTTTATCTAATTTATGTTCGGCGTGATGGTTTAATGCCTTTTCAGCATAAGCGGCTAATTCAAACCAATCATTGTTCTTTGGGCTGGGTACATTCTCTAGAATCTTTCCAAGCAATTCTTTGGCTTCGGGTACGCCTTGCTGATGTGCTTGCCAAATCCAATAAGAAGCTTGCAGGCCACGAACTTTCTCTTCAACTTTTTCGCGTTTACGCCATAGTTTCGCGCCTCTTTTGAATTGAGCAACCGGATGGCCTAAATCTGCCGCATGATCAAGACAGTGATCGCTCTCTGCCGCGTTGTATCCAGAAAATTGTGGGCGACGATAGATCTCCCCAAGAGCAAACCAAGCATCGCGATTACCATCTTTAGCAGCAAGCTCTAACCAGTAAGCAGCCTTCTTTAGCGAGGCGTTAGATTTTCCGCCCGAAGTACTCAAATCATTTTCACCAGGATCGAGCTCATTAAATTGCGCAAGACGTAAACCCAAGGTGAGTTTGGCGCTTGTTAGGCCAAGCTCTGCTGCTTGTATTAGTGCAGCTTCATTCTTTTCGGTCAGCCAGGTATTCCAAAGTGACGAGAGCGCTTCATCTTTTGGTTGAAGCTTAATCAGCAGTTCTTTGGCACAATTGGTGAATGGGGTTTCTGATTCCGCTAACTGAAAGAGAAATTCTTTTGCGGTTTTTTGAAGGGATGCAAAATCAATGCCGTCCTCTTGCCTTAAAAGCCAATGAGTAAGCTCGGTCTGCAGATCTTTCTTAATGGGATTCAAAAGTAACTCCGCAAGTTGCCATTGCACGGCATAACTTGCGGGCACATTTGTATTGGCTAATTCCCAAAATAAATCCCATCCAAATGAAAAGGCTGGGGAGTTGACGGTTGCAGCTAACGGTAGGGTTGAAACTTGCTCAAGCAACTCCGGGATCATTTGGGAAAGAAGTTCAGTGGGAAAAATTTCCGAGTCACTTAAACTTTTGTTTGCAAGTGCTTGATTTTTATAGGATAAATAAGATTTTTCAAGCCAAATCAATGCATTGGCAGGCTGAATCGGCGTCTTAAAGGCGCCAGTCAAATAAGCGGTGGCTAAATTTTGTTGCGCAGAAACATCACCAAGTCGAGCTGATTGGAGGATTTTTAAGAATTCGCGGCTTGCCATATGACAATTTTGGCATTCAGAGGCCTAAAAAGATAGAAATCACAGCCTTTGTTGCCCTGATACAACGAAGAAAGCCAAAAAACTGCCTTTTGACAAGCAAAAAGAACTCCTAAATACCCTTACCCCCAGTCTAGCAGGTCTAAACAAGCAAAATTCGTAAGTCCCAATTTTTATTTGGGCATCACTTTCAATTTATGGAGATTTAAAGAATGAAAAAATCGCTATTCGCAGTTGCAGCCGTAACAGCATTTGCTGGTGCAGCTCAAGCACAGTCAAGCGTGACCGTTTACGGTATCGTTGACATGGGTTATTCAAATACCTCAACAAGAGTTAATACCTCAAAAGTTAACAGTTCAGCTTTTACTACAAACGCTGAAACAGATAGCCGTTTAGGTTTCAAGGGCACAGAAGATTTGGGTGGGGGCACTTCTGCATTCTTTACTATTGAAGCTCAGCTTTCTGGAATGAATGGTGGTGCACCAGCTTATGGTACTGTTACAAATGCAACACCTAATTCAGCAAACGTTATTGGCGGCAATCGTCAAACATTTGTTGGTTTGAAAAAGAAGGGCATTGGCTCTGGAGCCATTGGTACACAGTACACACCAATGCATGACTCAGTTGCAGCAACAGATCCAGGTGGCTCTAATAACGTAATCGGTAGCATCATTCGCCCAATTGGTGTTGCTGCTGCTAACGGCGCTGCTACAACGGCATCAGGAAATCACTTGGTTCGCACAACCAACGCAATTAAATTCAACAGTGATAAATTTGCTGGCTTTGGTTTGAATGCACTTTACTCTTTGAACCAATCAAACTCTACTCAGACAGGGGCTCAAAGTACTACAGCTCCGGCAGCTGGTACGGCTCCAACAGCTATTGGTGGTAGCAATAACTACTCTGGTTATGGTATCTCGGCTGACTACACATGGAAGAAACTCTTTGCGACAGTAGCAATGAATTCATTCAGTCAAGAGCAATCACTTGTAGGTCAATCAGCAACAACAGCAGCGTTGCCTGGAACAGAATCATTGGGTACTCAGACTAACGTGAAAATTAACGACGTTTATGCTGCTGGTACTTATGACTTTGGTGTTCTCAAAGCTTTTGCTGGTTATACAAATCGTAAAATCACTGGTGCTCTCAATTCAAACCAGTACCTCAAGCGTTCTGGCCAACAGATTGGTGTTCGTAGCTTCATTACGCCAGCTATTGAAGGTTGGGCATCTATTGGTAATGGTAAGTATCAGGCATTTGGTACAAACGAGCCAACAGCTAACTTCAATGCTTGGCAGTTGGGTACAAACTACTACTTAAGCAAGCGCTCAAACTTGTACGCTATCTATGGTCAGTCTTTGACTTCGAGCACCTCCGCTCAAACTCAAGGCGCAGCAGGTAGCCAGTTCGCATTGGGCGTACGCCACTCATTCTAATATGACGCTAACCTATGTTAGCTTAGTGTTAGTTTTGTGCAAAATCAACCCACTGTGGAAACACAGTGGGTTTTTTACTGCTCCCGGCTGTTGGTAAAGCAAAACATATTTGGCGTATCAAAGCATGAATTCAATCATCAAATTCTTGGTAACAATTCTTTTAATTGGTAGTTTGGCCGGATGTCTTGCAAGTACATCCTCACCAGTTGGGGTTGCTTGTAACTATAGCGAGGGAAAACTGCTTTGGGAGTTGCCTCTTGTTTGTCAGGGCGGCCATTAATACAGTAAAGGACGTGTGCTAGCTTAGAATAAGAGTCAATATGGTCAACCGATTCAAACTAAGCTAATCTTTATTAAAAGAAAGCAATCCTTAAATGATAGAAGCCTCTAAATTTGAAGGCTGTGAAATGTGTAAGTACTCAATTAAATTAAGCTATGAATCCTTACCAGGTCAGTGAATTACTATCACTGGCGCAATATTATTTTTATAATAATAATCAAGCCTATTCGCAATCTCTTCTCAAAATAATTATTGAGGCAGTGCCATTTCACTCACAAGCCAATGAGATATTGGCCTATATTCATGATGCTAATTCAAATTATGACGAGTCATTTAGGCATCTCAATATAGCATGCAGTCAAGTTGATTGCTCAGGTGAGGCTCTATACTCGCTTGGTGTTGCTCAACTAAATAAAAATCTACACAGTGAGGCAATCGGGTCATTTCAAAAGGCGATTGATAAAAAGGGTGAATTTTTTGAGGTTCTTCATGATATGGGGACAACATTCGCCCAGTTAGGCAACTTAAATGCTGCACTTTTTTGGTATAAAAAATGTGTGGGACTCAAAAACGACTCCCATGTACTTTTTTTCAACATGGGTCGAGCTTTGGATGGCCTTGAGAAATATGATGACGCTCTAAGTTACTATGACAACGCTATCCAATTACAGCCACAATTTTTTGAGGCTTGGTTTAACAAAGGCGTAACCTTAGCGTTCTTGAAGCAATACGATAAAGCAATTGTTTGTTATGACAAAGCAATCATACTCGATTCTAAAAATGCTGAAGTCTGGTTTAACAAAGGCGTCTCTCTAAATGGTTTGGAAGCGAGCGATGAGGCTCTTAGTTGCTATGAAAATGCCATTCGGTTACAGTCGCAGTATTTCGAAGCCTGGTTTAACAAAGGCGTAACCTTAGCGTTCTTGAGGCAATACGATAAGGCAATTGTCTGTTATGACAAAGCAATTGAACTCAATCCTAAATATGCTGAAGCTTGGTCAAATAAGGCTATAGCCTTAAATGATCTTAAGCGTCACGAAGAGGCCTTAAGGCACTATGACAAAGCAATTGAACTCAATCCTAAATATGCTGAAGCTTGGTCAAATAAGGCTATAGCCTTAAATGATCTTAAGCGTCACGAAGAGGCCTTAAGGCACTATGACAAAGCAATTGAACTCAACTCTAACCTCAACTTTCTATGTGGGGATAGATTGCATACAAAAATGCAAATATGCGATTGGAATAATTTTGAAGAGGATATTGATGTTTGCATCAATAAAATAGAGTCAATGCAGTGTGCAGTCCAACCTTTTTCGCTTCTAGCTTTGGTGGATGACCCACAGCTCCATAAAAAGTGCTCTGAAATATTCGTCAATAAATATTGTTTAGGGGTAAAGGGGCTGGTAAAAGATGCCAAAGAGCCATTAAGGCATCCGGTCATAAAAATTGGATATTTTTCTGCAGACTTTCATAACCATGCAACCAGTCATCTTATGGTCGAGTTATTTGAAAAACACAATCACGACGATTTTGAATTTTATGGCTTTTCATTCGGCCCTGAAACTGATGATGAAATTCGAATGAGAATAAGAAAATCATTCAAAAACTTCTTCAGTGTTAATGGCTTAACTGATTTTCAAGTGGCTTCTCTTTCAAGGGATGTGGGAATAGATATCGCAGTAGACCTCAAGGGCTTTACTCGTGGTTCGCGACCAAATATATTTTCCAACAGGTGCGCACCCATACAGGTCAGTTATTTGGGTTATCCAGGCACTATGGGTGCTAAATATATTGATTACTTGGTTGCCGATAAAGTTTTAGTTCTGGATTGTTTTCAAGAATTTTATAGTGAAAAATTAATATACATGCCTTGTAGTTATCAGGTTAATGACTCACAAAAAAAAGTTTCTTCTAAAAAATTTACTAGGGGTGAGGCTGGCTTACCAAATGACGCTTTTGTGTTTTGTTGTTTTAATAATAGCTATAAGATCACCCCAGAAATTTTTTCTGCATGGATGAAAATTTTGCTTTCAGTTGATGGTAGCGTTCTTTGGTTGCTTCGAGATAACCATACTGCCTCTGATAATCTTAGGCGGGAGGCAAAAAAGTGGGGGGTTCTTGAAAGTCGGTTGATATTTGCCCCAAAACTTCCCATGGATCAACATCTAGCGCGGCACCAATTGGCAGATTTATTTCTGGACACATTTCCATACAACGCTCATACAACGGCCAGCGATGCTCTTTGGGTTGGGCTGCCGGTTCTTACTTATATTGGAAAATCTTTCGCAAGCCGAGTATCTGCTAGCTTATTACATGAACTGCAATTGGACGAATTGGTTGCGGATACGCTTGAGGAGTATCAGAATAAGGCTGTACAGTTAGCAAAAGACCCTAAGTTACTAAGTAAAATTGAGCAAAAACTAAAGCAAAATAGGCATATAAGTAATCTTTTTGATGCTGATTATTTTGCACGACACATCGAATCAGCGTATAAAAAAATTTATGCGAATTACATTTCAGATTTAAAACCTGAAAATATTGAAGTTCAATAGCACAAAAAGTTGCTGGCATCAATAATAATTAATCATTAATCCGTAGTTATCTTAGGTTTTTTTGCCCTTTAGGCTATCCCGAATTTCCCTCAATAAGACTATATCTTCTGGTGTGGGCGGTACAGGTGGCGCATCAATGGTGCGAATTCTATTGACCACTTTCACCATTTGGAAGATTGCAAAAGCCAGCAAGATAAAGTTAATTGAGATGGTGATAAAGTTGCCATAGGCAAATATGGGTACTCCAGCCTTCTTGAGGGCATCAAAGGTTCTTGGAACGCCCTCTGGAATCTTGCCCAACACCAAAAATAGGTTGGTAAAGTCAATATGACCCCCAAGTATGGTTGAAATAAAAGGCATGATGATGTCATTTACTAGGGAGTCCACGATCTTCCCAAACGCCCCACCGATAATCACACCAACCGCTAAATCAATGACGTTACCCTTGACGGCAAAGTCCCGAAATTCCTTTAAAACAGCCATAAATCCCTCTCATTTCAAATTGATTGGGATTATCTCAAGATTAACCACATAACTTTCTTGCATACCCCACTTTTTACTTTAAAATCTTATCTTTAAGCAATTTCCACCTATAAATGCTCTTCCGAGGAATTTTGTAAATGAGTGACAAGCCCTGTATGGACAAAGATCGCCGCAATTGGTTGATCGCTACTTCAGCGGTTGGCGGCGTTGGTGCAGCCACAGCCCTTTACCCTTTTGTTAATAGTTTTGAGCCTTCTGAGCGTGCCAAAGCCGCTGGAGCTGCTGTTGAGATCGATATTGCTGGGATGCAGCCAGACGAGATGCGAATGGTTGAGTGGCGCGGTAAGCCGGTCTGGGTGGTGCGTCGTACACCTGAGCAAGTTGCCGAGCTGTCTAAAATTGATTCTGAGCTCGCAGACCCTGATTCTTTAAGGGATCCAGCCCAATTTACCCCTCCTTACGCCCAGAACCAATGGCGTTCAATTAAGCCTGAATACCTTGTTGTAGTTGGTATTTGCACCCATTTAGGCTGCTCTCCAACAGCGAAATTTGAGTCAGGCCCACAACCTTCTTTACCAAATACTTGGCCAGGCGGCTTCTTGTGCCCATGCCATGGCTCTACATTTGATATGGCAGGCCGTGTATTTAAGAATAAACCAGCCCCAGACAATATGGAAGTGCCGCCACATATGTATTTGAGCGATACCAAGATTCTGGTTGGCGAAGACAAGAAGGCCTAAGGAGAGATAAATGGCATTTCACGAAAAAGAAGTCCCAGCAGATGCTTCTGGAGCACAGAAGCTAATGGCCTGGGTGGATTCACGCCTACCAGTAACAGAAGCGTTCAAGCGTCACATGAGCGAGTATTACGCTCCTAAAAACCTGAATTTCTTCTATATTTTTGGTGCGCTAGCTATCGTTGTTTTAGCAATTCAAATCGTTACCGGTATTTTCTTGGTAATGAACTACAAGCCTGATGCTGCTAAGGCATTTGAGTCTGTTGAATACATCATGCGTGAAGTTCCATGGGGCTGGTTGATTCGCTACATGCACTCCACTGGAGCATCCATGTTTTTTGTGGTGGTTTACATGCACATGTTCCGTGGCTTGATCTACGGTTCATATCGCAAGCCACGCGAGTTGATTTGGATTTTCGGTTGCGCGATTTTCTTGTGCTTGATGGGTGAGGCGTTCTTTGGATATTTGCTCCCGTGGGGTCAAATGTCCTACTGGGGTGCCCAAGTGATTGTGAACTTGTTCTCCGCCATTCCATTAATTGGCCCAGACCTATCTTTGTGGTTACGTGGTGACTATGTCGTTGGTGATGCAACCCTAAATCGCTTTTTTGCATTTCATGTAATCGCTATTCCATTGGTATTGATTGGACTAGTTGCAGCCCACATCCTTGCATTGCATGAAGTTGGCTCAAATAACCCAGATGGTATTGAGATTAAAGATAATCTTGATGCTAATGGACATCCTATCGATGGTATTCCATTCCACCCTTATTACAGCGTTCACGACGTCATGTACTTGGGCGGATTCCTGATGGTATTTGCTTGCATCGTGTTCTTTGCGCCAGAGATGGGTGGTTACTTCCTAGAAGCAAATAACTTTATTCCTGCAAACCCACTTGAGACACCAACGCATATTGCGCCAGTCTGGTACTTCACACCGTTCTACTCTATGCTTCGTGCAACAACAACTAACTTCCTATTGCCGCTGTGGATTTTCTTGGCAGTAATTTTGGGAATGTTTGCACTCAAGTCGAACAACATCAAACTTAAGGGTGCTTGTGCTGCAATTGCTCTGGTATTGGCTGTTGGCTTCTATGCATTCGATGCGAAATTCTGGGGCGTGGTGATTATGGGTGGTTCAGTAGTAATACTGTTCTTCTTGCCATGGTTAGATCACTCACCAGTGAAATCTATTCGCTATCGCCCACAATTCCATAAGTACATCTACGGTGTATTTATTGTGAGTTTTATAATTTTGGGTTACTTGGGTATCGAGCCACCATCACCTGTATTTGAAAAGATTTCTCAGATTTGTACTATTTATTATCTGGGCTTCTTCTTAGCAATGCCGTTCTGGAGCAAGCTTGGCA
Proteins encoded in this window:
- a CDS encoding histidine triad nucleotide-binding protein, which produces MPHDPNCLFCKISKGEIPSQKVYEDEEIYAFKDINPAAPVHFLIIPKKHIPMLESAEVADAPLLGRMMELAPRLAKEQGCRPGKDGGFRLVVNNGADGGQEVYHLHLHVMGGPRPWKK
- the hisF gene encoding imidazole glycerol phosphate synthase subunit HisF is translated as MLTKRIIPCLDVTAGRVVKGVNFVGLRDAGDPVEIAKRYDTQGADELTFLDITATSDGRDLILHIIEDVASQVFIPLTVGGGVRAVADVRRLLNAGADKVSMNSSAVANPDLVSDAAAYYGSQCIVVAIDAKKTEAGNWEVFTHGGRTATGMDVVTWASEVAKRGAGEILLTSMNRDGSKDGFDLELTAAVSDAVSVPVIASGGVGNLQHLVDGITKGHADAVLAASIFHYGEYTVGQAKEYMASQGVPVRI
- the tatB gene encoding Sec-independent protein translocase protein TatB → MIDLGVSKLALIAVVALVVVGPERLPKIARMAGNLFGRAQRYMADVKSEVSRQMDVEEFKKLREESVSAFKDVESSIQSVTQEAGANLSDQADIFENSFTRAPLDEKEVLQKSIRQGRKSWGVRRAARPVWFKRSTGMRTRVQSGAARMKRFHHSAGK
- a CDS encoding tetratricopeptide repeat protein, with the protein product MASREFLKILQSARLGDVSAQQNLATAYLTGAFKTPIQPANALIWLEKSYLSYKNQALANKSLSDSEIFPTELLSQMIPELLEQVSTLPLAATVNSPAFSFGWDLFWELANTNVPASYAVQWQLAELLLNPIKKDLQTELTHWLLRQEDGIDFASLQKTAKEFLFQLAESETPFTNCAKELLIKLQPKDEALSSLWNTWLTEKNEAALIQAAELGLTSAKLTLGLRLAQFNELDPGENDLSTSGGKSNASLKKAAYWLELAAKDGNRDAWFALGEIYRRPQFSGYNAAESDHCLDHAADLGHPVAQFKRGAKLWRKREKVEEKVRGLQASYWIWQAHQQGVPEAKELLGKILENVPSPKNNDWFELAAYAEKALNHHAEHKLDKEWILLCHRLIIANQFNLSKAELLLCEVGQLQHEHCVVVDIRHELPKILPRLIQIDTTQQRRSLLAAGKVFAGSESDLEGSLRQRRYRFDRVSEWLTAAFSQDQTVV
- the tatA gene encoding Sec-independent protein translocase subunit TatA; the encoded protein is MGSFSIWHWLIVLVIVMLVFGTKKLRNIGTDLGGAVKGFKDGMKTPEGAEEPKEQIQSAATSTEKTVDVQAKDLNK
- a CDS encoding porin, which translates into the protein MKKSLFAVAAVTAFAGAAQAQSSVTVYGIVDMGYSNTSTRVNTSKVNSSAFTTNAETDSRLGFKGTEDLGGGTSAFFTIEAQLSGMNGGAPAYGTVTNATPNSANVIGGNRQTFVGLKKKGIGSGAIGTQYTPMHDSVAATDPGGSNNVIGSIIRPIGVAAANGAATTASGNHLVRTTNAIKFNSDKFAGFGLNALYSLNQSNSTQTGAQSTTAPAAGTAPTAIGGSNNYSGYGISADYTWKKLFATVAMNSFSQEQSLVGQSATTAALPGTESLGTQTNVKINDVYAAGTYDFGVLKAFAGYTNRKITGALNSNQYLKRSGQQIGVRSFITPAIEGWASIGNGKYQAFGTNEPTANFNAWQLGTNYYLSKRSNLYAIYGQSLTSSTSAQTQGAAGSQFALGVRHSF
- the mscL gene encoding large conductance mechanosensitive channel protein MscL gives rise to the protein MAVLKEFRDFAVKGNVIDLAVGVIIGGAFGKIVDSLVNDIIMPFISTILGGHIDFTNLFLVLGKIPEGVPRTFDALKKAGVPIFAYGNFITISINFILLAFAIFQMVKVVNRIRTIDAPPVPPTPEDIVLLREIRDSLKGKKT
- a CDS encoding phosphoribosyl-ATP diphosphatase, producing the protein MTSSANTPSNLDAALAHLADVVDQRRDAFKAGQADPKTSYTALLFSKGDDGILKKIGEEATEAVMAAKDARNANLAPEQQKLLVGEMADLWFHCLIALSQFGLRPEDVIAELESRLGTSGIEEKAARKAASKE
- a CDS encoding glycosyltransferase family 41 protein is translated as MNPYQVSELLSLAQYYFYNNNQAYSQSLLKIIIEAVPFHSQANEILAYIHDANSNYDESFRHLNIACSQVDCSGEALYSLGVAQLNKNLHSEAIGSFQKAIDKKGEFFEVLHDMGTTFAQLGNLNAALFWYKKCVGLKNDSHVLFFNMGRALDGLEKYDDALSYYDNAIQLQPQFFEAWFNKGVTLAFLKQYDKAIVCYDKAIILDSKNAEVWFNKGVSLNGLEASDEALSCYENAIRLQSQYFEAWFNKGVTLAFLRQYDKAIVCYDKAIELNPKYAEAWSNKAIALNDLKRHEEALRHYDKAIELNPKYAEAWSNKAIALNDLKRHEEALRHYDKAIELNSNLNFLCGDRLHTKMQICDWNNFEEDIDVCINKIESMQCAVQPFSLLALVDDPQLHKKCSEIFVNKYCLGVKGLVKDAKEPLRHPVIKIGYFSADFHNHATSHLMVELFEKHNHDDFEFYGFSFGPETDDEIRMRIRKSFKNFFSVNGLTDFQVASLSRDVGIDIAVDLKGFTRGSRPNIFSNRCAPIQVSYLGYPGTMGAKYIDYLVADKVLVLDCFQEFYSEKLIYMPCSYQVNDSQKKVSSKKFTRGEAGLPNDAFVFCCFNNSYKITPEIFSAWMKILLSVDGSVLWLLRDNHTASDNLRREAKKWGVLESRLIFAPKLPMDQHLARHQLADLFLDTFPYNAHTTASDALWVGLPVLTYIGKSFASRVSASLLHELQLDELVADTLEEYQNKAVQLAKDPKLLSKIEQKLKQNRHISNLFDADYFARHIESAYKKIYANYISDLKPENIEVQ
- the tatC gene encoding twin-arginine translocase subunit TatC; this encodes MTQNNPTEDSGLQESFLSHLFELRDRIIKSALAIIAVFVCLVYWAPDIFHLFSQPLLNALPSGGKMIVTDVTGSFFVPMKVTMLVAFLIALPVVMYQLWAFIAPGLYQHERKLIVPLVVSSYSLFIFGMAFAYFLVFPTVFEFMASYNAPLGAEMSTDIDKYLGFAMNTFLAFGLTFEVPVVVVVLVRMGMVPLAKLKEIRPYVIVGAFVISAIVTPPDVLSQLLLAVPMCLLYELGLLIARFYVPKSSDDESDDNKDGESKSPDTQTTV
- the petA gene encoding ubiquinol-cytochrome c reductase iron-sulfur subunit, yielding MSDKPCMDKDRRNWLIATSAVGGVGAATALYPFVNSFEPSERAKAAGAAVEIDIAGMQPDEMRMVEWRGKPVWVVRRTPEQVAELSKIDSELADPDSLRDPAQFTPPYAQNQWRSIKPEYLVVVGICTHLGCSPTAKFESGPQPSLPNTWPGGFLCPCHGSTFDMAGRVFKNKPAPDNMEVPPHMYLSDTKILVGEDKKA